CGGAAGCCATCTCACTGAAAAACTTTTGAACGAAGGCCACCGCGTGTTGGGCGTGGACAACTTCCAAACCGGGTCCTTGGCCAACATGAAATCGTTTATTGACAACGAGAACTTTGTATTTGTAAAGCACGACATTGAGGAACCCATCAAGGTTGGCGACAGCATTGACCAAATCTTTCACCTCGCGTGTCCCGCAGCGCCGGTGCACTACCAAAAAGACCCCATCAAGACTTTGAATACCGCATTCATTGGCACCAAGAATCTGCTTGACCTGGCGCACCGTAAAAATGCGAAAATCCTCTACGTTTCAACGTCCGAAATCTACGGCGATCCCCTGGAACATCCCCAGCATGAATCCTACTGGGGCAACGTAAACCCAATCGGCGAACGCTCCTGCTACAACGAGGGTAAGCGCGCCGCGGAAGCGCTCTCATTCGCCTACCACCGAGAGCTACGTGTGGATATCCGCGTGGTGCGCATCTTCAACACCTACGGGCCCAGAATGGCAAAAAATGACGGCCGCGTGGTGCCGAATTTCGTGCTCCAGGCCCTGGCAAATGAACCCATCACCATCTACGGCACCGGGGACCAAACCCGCAGTTTCTGCTATGTTGATGACATGGTTTCGGGTTTGATTGCCATGATGAACAACGGCAATGGGTTTACCGGGCCCGTAAACCTCGGCAACCCCGCGGAAATTTCCATGCGCTCTCTGGCCGAAACCGTGATCCGCTTGACGCAATCAACATCCAAATTGACCTTTAAGCCACTGCCTTCTGACGACCCGCACCGCCGCAAGCCGGACATCTCGCTCGCCATAGAAAAACTGCAATGGCAGCCAAACACTGACCTTGAAACCGGATTGCGAAAGACCATTGATTACTTTAAATCGGTATGACTGTGCTTGTAACCGGCTCTGCCGGATTCATCGGATTCCACGTTGCCAAATCCCTGCTTGACCGGGGCGATGTTGTGGTTGGCATTGACAACTTCAACTCCTATTATAACCCCAAACTCAAAGAAGACCGGAATGCGATTTTGGAAAAGTACGACAATTACAAACTTTACCGCGTTGACATCACGGACCGGAACTCACTCAACGATGTATTCAGTAAAGAAAAAATTGACATAGTGTGCCACCTCGCGGCCCAAGCAGGAGCGCGCTATTCCATTGATCATCCAGCCGAATACGTGCAAACAAACATTCAGGGCACACTGAATATTTTTGAAGCGGCACGCGACCATGGCGTAAAAAACATTATATTTGCCTCAAGCTCTTCGGTGTACGGGAACAATCCGGTTCCTTGGAGCGAATCCCAGGCAGTTGACGAACCTATTAACCCATACGGTGCCTCAAAACGCGCAACTGAACTCTTAGCCTACACCTACCACACGCTGTACGGCCTCAATATGACTGCCTTGCGTTTTTTTACGGTCTACGGCCCTTGGGGCAGGCCTGACATGGCTTACTTTAAGTGGACCCAGGCAATCACTAAAGGCGAGCCTATTGATGTCTATAACAATGGCAACATGAAGCGCGACTTCACATACATTGATGACATTGTGGCAGGAACCCTGGCCGTGATTGACAATCCGAAGCCGTACGAAATCTACAACCTCGGCAACCACGCCAGCGAAGAGCTTGGCGCTATGATTGGGCTGATTGAACGAGAGCTGAAAAAACAAGCGCAAAAAAATCTCCTGCCCATGCAAGCCGGGGACTTTTTAGAAAACTTTGCGGACATTACAAAAGCAAAACGCGACCTGGATTTTGAACCCAAAACGCGGCTAGAAGAAGGAATCAAAAAATTTGTGGCCTGGTACAAAGAGTACTACCAGCTATGATAAACGCTTGAGGTCCGCATCCATCATCATCGCAACCAACTCACTAAATGAAACTTTCGGCTCCCAGCCAAGTATGTGCTGGGATTTTCGGTAGTCCCCGCACAGGTCCTTCACGTCCGAAGGCCGTTTAAAACGCGGGTCTATAACCACATAGCGCTCCCAATCCGTGATTCCCGCATGCCGAAACGCGGCATCCACAAACTCCCGGACCGAATGCGACTCCCCGGTCGCAACCACAAAATTATCCGGCTCATTCTGCTGGAGCATGAGCCACATGGCTTCCACCTCATCCCCGGCAAACCCCCAGTCGCGCTTGGCATCAAGATTTCCGAGCCGCAACTCGCTCGCTTTTCCGAGTTTGATGCGCGCCACGCCGTCCGTGATTTTCCGCGTCACAAATTCGCGCCCGCGGATTGGTGATTCGTGGTTGAAGAGGATGCCGTTGGCGCAAAACATGCCGTATGATTCTTTGTAGTTATTCACCATCCAGTAGGCATACAGCTTGCTGATGGCATACGGGCTCTGGGGCGCGAATGGCGACCCTTCGTTGAGAGGCTCGCCGTTGCCGGAATGCCCAAACATTTCGCTGGTTGATGCCTGGTAAAATTTGGTGGCCGGGCTGTGCAACTTGATTGCATTCAAAAGGTACAGCACCCCGAGCGCATTCACCTCGGTGGTAAGTTTTGCCAAATGCCACGAAGAGCCTACGAACGACTGGGCCGCAAGATTATACACCTCATCCGGACGGATGTTTTTGATGACGTGAATCAAGGAGGATTCATCGGTTAAGTCCCCGCTCACAAACTCAATCTGGTTCGTAACCCCGAGGTAATCCGTGTTCTCAAAGTTCGGATTCGTGTACCGCCGGATCATGCCATACACCTTGTAGCCCTTCGTAAGCAAGAGCTTGGCAAGGTACGGCCCGTCCTGGCCCAAAATCCCTGTGATGAGCGCTGTTTTTTGGTCCATGAGGTTAATGGTTAGGATCAAACAACACCTCCTCTTGCGTCTGCCGGAGTTTGACAATTTTGTTTGATTCAATAAACCCGCGCAACACTGCGCCCGGGTAGCCATACACATTCTTGCCGATGAATGTGGCGGGCTGGGTCACGGTGTTGCATCCGAGCGAGCTTCCGTCCCCAATAATGGCTCCGATTTTCTCCAGGCCGGTTTTGACGCCCGCGACCTCAATCTCGTCCATGGTGACTTTTAAGTTGGAGAGCTTGGTGCCGGCGCCCAAATTGACCTTGTTGCCTAAAATACTATTCCCTACAAACGCGAAGTGCGGGGCGCGCGACTCATTCAGAAACACGGAACTGCCCACCTCGGATGCATGGCCAATGACTACGTGATCGCCGGTGAGCGTGTTGGCGCCAACGTACGCGCCATGCCTAATCTGGCAGTCCTCTCCGATAATGGCGGGCCCTGCCACCCATGCCCCGGGCTGTACCACGCTCCCTTTGCCAAGATAGACATTACTCCCGATAAACGCGCCGTCCATAACCTCCCCTAGAATCTCGGGCTTGAGGTTGTCTTTAATGTACTGTTCAAGACGCTTGATAAAATCAAACACATACTCGCTATTCTCAAATAGCGTTTTGTGCTTGAAATTTGAAAGGTCAAAGTAGTACGACAGGTCTCTTATTTCCATATTTTTAGAAAATCCTTAATGGCGCGCTGGTTGCTCTTGAAAGCTATTTTTTTCGGCATGTCTTTCTTCGCGAACCACTTGCTCTCAGACACGTCGTCAAACGCCCCGAGCGAGCTGGCTTTCGCCGCGGCAACATAAATGATGCACAGGGTGTGAAACGAATCAGAGCCGTGCGTATATTCATCCGGGTAAATGCCAAAAATTTTCTTTACGCTAATGTCCAACCTGGTCTCTTCTTTCAGCTCCCGCACCACCGCGCGTTTTGGATCTTCTCCGCGGTCAATGAAGCCTCCAGGCAAATCCCATGATCCTTTATACGGCGCCCGGGCTCGCCTGGTCAAAAGTAGTTTATTCTTGTGCAGCACCAAAGCTGTTGCCGTAGGACGAGGATTTCGGTAGTTCACAAAATCGCACTTCGTGCACG
This sequence is a window from Parcubacteria group bacterium. Protein-coding genes within it:
- a CDS encoding SDR family oxidoreductase; amino-acid sequence: MTILITGCAGFIGSHLTEKLLNEGHRVLGVDNFQTGSLANMKSFIDNENFVFVKHDIEEPIKVGDSIDQIFHLACPAAPVHYQKDPIKTLNTAFIGTKNLLDLAHRKNAKILYVSTSEIYGDPLEHPQHESYWGNVNPIGERSCYNEGKRAAEALSFAYHRELRVDIRVVRIFNTYGPRMAKNDGRVVPNFVLQALANEPITIYGTGDQTRSFCYVDDMVSGLIAMMNNGNGFTGPVNLGNPAEISMRSLAETVIRLTQSTSKLTFKPLPSDDPHRRKPDISLAIEKLQWQPNTDLETGLRKTIDYFKSV
- a CDS encoding glucose-1-phosphate thymidylyltransferase, with the translated sequence MEIRDLSYYFDLSNFKHKTLFENSEYVFDFIKRLEQYIKDNLKPEILGEVMDGAFIGSNVYLGKGSVVQPGAWVAGPAIIGEDCQIRHGAYVGANTLTGDHVVIGHASEVGSSVFLNESRAPHFAFVGNSILGNKVNLGAGTKLSNLKVTMDEIEVAGVKTGLEKIGAIIGDGSSLGCNTVTQPATFIGKNVYGYPGAVLRGFIESNKIVKLRQTQEEVLFDPNH
- a CDS encoding GDP-mannose 4,6-dehydratase, which gives rise to MDQKTALITGILGQDGPYLAKLLLTKGYKVYGMIRRYTNPNFENTDYLGVTNQIEFVSGDLTDESSLIHVIKNIRPDEVYNLAAQSFVGSSWHLAKLTTEVNALGVLYLLNAIKLHSPATKFYQASTSEMFGHSGNGEPLNEGSPFAPQSPYAISKLYAYWMVNNYKESYGMFCANGILFNHESPIRGREFVTRKITDGVARIKLGKASELRLGNLDAKRDWGFAGDEVEAMWLMLQQNEPDNFVVATGESHSVREFVDAAFRHAGITDWERYVVIDPRFKRPSDVKDLCGDYRKSQHILGWEPKVSFSELVAMMMDADLKRLS
- a CDS encoding NUDIX hydrolase — encoded protein: MSYKFCSICGGRLKLRPDDNLACTKCDFVNYRNPRPTATALVLHKNKLLLTRRARAPYKGSWDLPGGFIDRGEDPKRAVVRELKEETRLDISVKKIFGIYPDEYTHGSDSFHTLCIIYVAAAKASSLGAFDDVSESKWFAKKDMPKKIAFKSNQRAIKDFLKIWK
- a CDS encoding SDR family NAD(P)-dependent oxidoreductase; translated protein: MTVLVTGSAGFIGFHVAKSLLDRGDVVVGIDNFNSYYNPKLKEDRNAILEKYDNYKLYRVDITDRNSLNDVFSKEKIDIVCHLAAQAGARYSIDHPAEYVQTNIQGTLNIFEAARDHGVKNIIFASSSSVYGNNPVPWSESQAVDEPINPYGASKRATELLAYTYHTLYGLNMTALRFFTVYGPWGRPDMAYFKWTQAITKGEPIDVYNNGNMKRDFTYIDDIVAGTLAVIDNPKPYEIYNLGNHASEELGAMIGLIERELKKQAQKNLLPMQAGDFLENFADITKAKRDLDFEPKTRLEEGIKKFVAWYKEYYQL